In Gammaproteobacteria bacterium, the following proteins share a genomic window:
- a CDS encoding LPP20 family lipoprotein: MYKRYPALLVLLITTLLVGCQTAPKQKENNFFSDKPDWILNTPIKSGFIYGVGSAEVFGGNETAALSRAKDFARIELIKQIEVEMQGSVEQEISEITRNNKSEFTEQLRQTVSSRVPEFKLSNVEQVDSHHDKKNRQVAVLVKFDVNQEILSLKGEIRSLDQQLHEIDETLSKNQTKGITRLRTATSALVLADQRAGLQARLNQLQSGAQREPLLSKPIRQLIAKVYKITSEIKVALRAEQKSERALQVGLIAQLTKRGLTVSEEGAHDIEIVYAVSSTTIKRGDMNFVVTEGNIWVKDDAGKIINAVQKRVKGASIDPKLAHSRAIEKLSESLGEALVNALF, from the coding sequence ATGTACAAACGATACCCGGCACTTTTAGTACTTTTAATCACAACCCTTCTAGTGGGCTGCCAAACGGCACCTAAGCAGAAAGAGAACAATTTTTTCAGCGACAAGCCTGATTGGATTTTAAATACACCGATTAAAAGCGGCTTCATCTATGGCGTGGGTTCAGCAGAGGTGTTTGGAGGCAACGAAACAGCGGCACTGAGCCGTGCAAAAGATTTTGCCCGAATCGAATTGATTAAGCAGATTGAAGTTGAGATGCAAGGCAGTGTTGAGCAAGAGATTTCTGAAATTACTCGCAATAATAAAAGCGAATTCACAGAACAACTCCGTCAAACAGTCTCCAGCCGCGTGCCTGAATTTAAGCTCTCTAATGTTGAGCAGGTTGACTCACATCATGACAAGAAAAACCGTCAGGTTGCCGTATTAGTAAAATTTGATGTTAACCAAGAGATCCTGTCACTAAAGGGAGAGATTCGCTCACTAGATCAGCAACTACATGAGATTGATGAAACACTCTCTAAAAACCAAACAAAGGGTATCACTCGCTTACGTACTGCCACCTCCGCACTGGTATTAGCCGACCAGCGGGCAGGCTTGCAAGCACGCCTCAACCAACTGCAATCGGGTGCGCAACGAGAGCCGTTACTCTCAAAACCGATACGCCAGCTTATCGCCAAAGTTTATAAAATAACCTCCGAGATAAAAGTTGCCCTGCGAGCTGAGCAAAAAAGTGAGCGAGCACTGCAAGTCGGACTAATTGCCCAGCTGACCAAAAGAGGGTTAACCGTATCAGAAGAAGGTGCGCATGACATTGAAATTGTCTACGCCGTGAGTAGCACCACCATCAAGCGCGGCGATATGAACTTTGTGGTAACCGAAGGGAATATCTGGGTAAAAGATGATGCAGGAAAAATCATTAATGCCGTACAGAAAAGAGTTAAAGGAGCCTCGATAGACCCCAAACTTGCCCACTCTCGAGCGATTGAAAAGCTATCAGAAAGTCTGGGAGAAGCGTTAGTAAACGCACTGTTTTAA